A portion of the Podospora pseudoanserina strain CBS 124.78 chromosome 2, whole genome shotgun sequence genome contains these proteins:
- a CDS encoding hypothetical protein (EggNog:ENOG503PBMN) yields the protein MAVVSTAFMSQLADCLQKTFSLRLLTRTHLFTSPFLVWVLGLTSWLSCLKFEMRGLSVADIADKTATGLSWLSIKTEGWTIWDEAGTTSQPRPTWKPVSVDKLSKKPRPRSRAASPSSVPPASKRSLLQRFRHYVCDACQGLSHTNINLSGLACGIALSKILHTKPRMPSATGSETWRWEVLWHEVKSFVNNYWERFLDYIGAKLSGFQSMAQSLQISIEFRMKSWPAFRLRSLETLPYELPEKILRCLDYIVTNLFGFESTAQSFQISDNEFLIKPRATSTLGSLEALPYELRDNILRCIPDFTDLMSLVQASPVFLRMYLENKKSLLAGHLKMSLDTGVMTDALALQKASTLRVDKSVDRDKVQEQLNNYKNLRDRDGSTIEEPIDGYSEDAVLGMFLFWHTYARPLTVHFARLFLCRFDPQRPPIFTHLSPTENTRLLRALYRFELYSCLFGGESRHLQLNYKEEEVLKHFFCLFRPWEVEEIFSVYTLVHDEMTTRLRMMEKNLFHAVTNEFALAGGAASWGLRGFDSALRDVNFYSMITIRPGNQWTPGYGFMENVLGQGPQRLRRRSGITEHDLAQDRGDPLPYVGESESEPPYGWVLVCNEKYLNAYGGDVRKPSPRDWGYVFWDRWRLIEFKGDRKLKSTSWVPGAGV from the exons ATGGCCGTAGTCTCAACGGCCTTCATGAGTCAGCTAGCTGACTGCCTGCAAAAAACTTTTTCACTCAGATTACTTACTCGTACTCACCTCTTCACATCTccttttttggtttgggttttgggtcTCACCTCCTGGCTTTCTTGTCTGAAATTTGAAATGCGTGGCCTTTCAGTTGCTGACATCGCCGATAAGACTGCTACTGGTCTATCCTGGTTGTCGATCAAGACAGAGGGTTGGACCATCTGGGACGAAGCAGGGACAACCAGCCAACCTCGACCGACATGGAAACCTGTATCAGTCGACAAGCTGTCCAAGAAGCCTCGGCCGCGATCTAGGGCAGCATCTCCCTCAAGCGTGCCCCCAGCATCCAAACGCAGCCTGCTCCAAAGGTTTAGGCATTATGTCTGCGATGCCTGCCAAGGTTTGAGCCACACGAACATCAATCTCTCCGGGTTGGCATGCGGCATTGCCTTGTCAAAGATCTTGCACACCAAGCCTAGAATGCCATCTGCCACAGGCTCAGAGACCTGGCGTTGGGAAGTCCTCTGGCACGAAGTCAAGTCATTTGTCAACAACTACTGGGAGCGCTTCTTGGACTACATCGGGGCCAAGCTCTCTGGATTCCAATCCATGGCTCAGTCACTCCAGATCTCTATCGAGTTTCGAATGAAGTCTTGGCCAGCCTTCAGGCTCCGATCACTCGAGACCCTGCCGTACGAGCTTCCAGAGAAAATCCTCCGCTGCTTGGACTACATCGTGACCAATCTCTTTGGATTCGAATCCACGGCTCAGTCATTCCAGATCTCTGATAACGAGTTTCTCATCAAGCCCAGGGCAACTTCAACGCTCGGATCACTCGAGGCCCTGCCGTACGAGCTTCGAGATAATATCCTCCGCTGCATTCCCGACTTTACCGACCTCATGTCTCTCGTGCAAGCATCACCCGTCTTTCTTCGAATGTATCTCGAGAACAAGAAGTCTCTGCTTGCTGGGCATCTCAAGATGTCGCTGGACACTGGCGTCATGACCGATGCCCTGGCTCTTCAGAAAGCTTCTACACTACGAGTTGACAAGTCTGTCGATAGAGACAAAGTTCAAGAGCAGTTGAATAACTACAAGAATTTGCGCGACCGTGATGGATCCACAATCGAGGAGCCCATTGACGGCTACAGCGAAGATGCTGTTCTTGGAATGTTCTTGTTTTGGCACACTTATGCTCGTCCACTGACTGTGCATTTTGCACGCCTCTTTCTTTGCAGGTTTGACCCCCAGCGGCCGCCCATCTTTACCCATCTGTCGCCCACGGAGAACACCCGTCTTTTGAGGGCACTCTACCGTTTTGAGCTCTACAGCTGCTTGTTTGGCGGCGAGTCACGCCACTTGCAGCTCAACtacaaggaggaagaggtgctTAAGCatttcttttgtctcttcCGGCCGTGGGAGGTCGAAGAGATCTTCTCCGTGTACACCTTGGTCCATGACGAGATGACGACTCGCCTCcggatgatggagaagaaCTTGTTTCATG CCGTCACAAATGAATTCGCCttggctggcggtgctgcTTCCTGGGGCCTACGCGGATTTGACTCGGCTCTGAGAGACGTTAACTTTTATAGCATGATCACGATACGACCAGGCAATCAGTGGACTCCGGGGTATGGATTCATGGAAAACGTCCTCGGCCAAGGTCCTCAGCGATTGAGACGTCGTAGTGGCATCACAGAGCACGACCTCGCCCAGGATAGGGGAGATCCTCTCCCTTATGTTGGTGAGTCAGAGAGCGAGCCTCCCTATGGTTGGGTCCTGGTGTGCAACGAGAAGTACCTCAATGCCTACGGGGGTGATGTGCGGAAGCCTAGCCCCCGTGACTGGGGATATGTCTTCTGGGATAGATGGCGCCTGATCGAATTCAAAGGTGATAGGAAGCTGAAATCTACGTCATGGGTGCCTGGTGCTGGAGTTTGA
- the TRM61 gene encoding tRNA (adenine-N(1)-)-methyltransferase catalytic subunit trm61 (BUSCO:EOG09262H50; COG:J; EggNog:ENOG503NW0U), with translation MDDTMAHKTRSQTPKISPFLEPGKTTQVGSLAILQLSRDNLQPVYLKAPSGKHDGYAEGAVVNTRYGSFPHSTMIGVPWGSQIRASKVDTGSRGRNNKRKRNKSDDDGKEASATVAEEKTEQESTPAEVNDDSAAVAKKIVADVSGFIHILPPTPEVWTSSLPHRTQVVYTPDYSYVLHRIRARPGSVLIEAGAGSGSFSHASVRAVYNGYPSEGERKGKVYSFEFHEQRFHKMNQELKEHNLNSLVHLTHRDVYNGGFLIDGKSPGAEAIFLDLPAPWEALHHLSRRNPKNPEDKEWVSPLNPKKSAHICTFSPCIEQVTKTVSAMRRLGWVDIDMVEIANRKYHTSRERVGLNLSMDRGVNNSARDVDEALSRLTEIEARFREHAARSKESDDEVDGDEDDGLIKRREKKEQKGGKKRGGEKKVKIDHKPDSPESFEALPSGVPMWMEGRLITRGEPEIKTHTSYLVFATLPIEWTEEDEAAAAARHPVIGEQKVIGLVDKAARKQERREQLQKATGNRKARRMERAAELAATAEEEVGVAVP, from the coding sequence ATGGACGACACAATGGCACACAAAACGCGCAGCCAGACGCCCAAGATCTCGCCTTTCTTGGAGCCAGGCAAAACTACCCAGGTCGGGTCACTGGCCATTCTCCAGCTCTCCCGCGACAACCTCCAACCAGTCTACCTCAAAGCCCCCTCCGGGAAACACGATGGATACGCCGAGGGCGCTGTCGTCAACACCCGCTATGGCTCCTTTCCTCACTCGACCATGATTGGCGTGCCATGGGGCTCACAGATTCGCGCATCGAAAGTCGACACTGGCTCCCGAGGTCGCAACAATAAGAGGAAGCGTAACAAGAGCGATGACGACGGAAAGGAGGCTTCGGCCACTGTTGCCGAGGAGAAAACCGAGCAAGAAAGTACGCCTGCCGAAGTCAATGACGACTCCGCCGCTGTCGCCAAAAAGATTGTCGCCGACGTCAGCGGcttcatccacatcctccccccaacccccgaaGTATGGACGAGCAGCTTGCCGCACCGAACGCAGGTCGTCTATACGCCAGATTACAGCTATGTTTTACACAGAATACGTGCCAGACCTGGCTCTGTGTTGATTGAGGCTGGTGCTGGCAGCGGTAGCTTCAGCCACGCCTCTGTACGAGCCGTCTACAATGGATATCCAAGTGAAGGAGAGCGCAAGGGCAAAGTCTACAGCTTTGAGTTCCATGAGCAACGCTTCCACAAGATGAATCAGGAGCTGAAGGaacacaacctcaacagcttGGTCCACTTGACACATCGGGATGTCTACAACGGCGGCTTCTTGATTGATGGCAAGAGTCCCGGGGCCGAGGCCATCTTTCTCGATCTCCCAGCTCCTTGGGAGGCACTACATCACCTCTCCAGGCGGAACCCCAAGAACCCAGAAGACAAAGAGTGGGTATCACCACTTAACCCAAAGAAGAGCGCCCACATCTGCACCTTTTCACCGTGTATCGAGCAGGTCACCAAGACAGTTTCGGCAATGCGGCGCTTGGGTTGGGTCGATATCGATATGGTTGAGATTGCCAACAGAAAGTACCACACTTCCCGTGAACGTGTCGGTCTGAACCTCTCCATGGACCGCGGTGTCAACAATTCGGCTCGTGATGTCGATGAGGCTCTCTCTCGGCTGACTGAGATTGAAGCTCGGTTCCGGGAGCATGCCGCCAGGTCGAAAGAGTCGGATGACGAGGTGGacggcgatgaggatgacggaCTGATCAAGCGGCgtgagaagaaggaacagAAAGGCGGAAAGAAGCGCGGCGGCGAGAAGAAAGTCAAGATTGACCACAAACCTGACTCCCCAGAGAGCTTTGAGGCGCTGCCGTCAGGGGTGCCCATGTGGATGGAAGGCCGGCTGATCACCCGCGGCGAGCCTGAGATCAAGACACACACCTCGTATCTGGTGTTTGCCACGTTGCCGATCGAATGGaccgaagaggacgaggcggcggcggcggccaggCATCCCGTGATTGGAGAACAAAAGGTTATTGGTCTTGTTGAtaaggcggcgaggaagcaggagaggagggagcagcTGCAGAAGGCGACTGGCAACAGAAAGGCAAGACGGATGGAGAGAGCTGCGGAGTTGGCTGCGACagctgaggaagaggttggcgtAGCGGTGCCATAG
- a CDS encoding hypothetical protein (COG:S; EggNog:ENOG503P588) — protein MRGLYTYLAFYIRGSHAHQKQALESLTFPASANSIHHIQFITSSKSTNMGFFDFIEARDARDQLYSNDDRPSSKPNLGHEILGGAAAFEAMHLWEKEQRRKGEPVSHGFAKEALAAMAGAEADKLWERHHGRDGGNERDRERGREHARRQVEELYDQQYGERDEWNPNHEIHESMRFSGY, from the exons atgagggggttgtatacctacctagcttTCTACATAAGGGGTTCGCATGCCCATCAGAAGCAAGCGCTTGAGTCTTTGACCTTTCCTGCTTCTGCCAAttccatccaccacatccagtttatcacctcctcaaaatctACCAACATGGGTTTCTTCGACTTCA TCGAGGCAAGAGACGCCCGCGACCAACTATACTCCAACGACGACCGCccttcctccaaacccaacctcGGCCACGAGATCCTCGGCGGCGCAGCAGCCTTTGAAGCGATGCACCTCTGGGAAAAGGAACAACGCCGCAAAGGCGAGCCAGTCTCCCACGGCTTTGCCAAGGAAGCGCTTGCTGCCATGGCGGGCGCGGAAGCCGACAAACTATGGGAGAGGCACCATGGCCGGGATGGGGGAAATGAAAGAGACagggagcgggggagggagcatGCTAGGcggcaggtggaggagctgtaTGATCAGCAGtatggggagagggatgagTGGAATCC GAACCATGAGATTCATGAGTCGATGAGATTTTCTGGTTATTGA
- a CDS encoding hypothetical protein (EggNog:ENOG503P7UP; COG:S) — protein sequence MSALPENWEWDYDGESQRWFYRYKPTGITQFHFPQPGDEFPQSIDDSAPIDLEPEERLVSQLQVKRRSTVGERTSTAKAKSTLAKATIAEDEDGSSAPWFQPDIFMYMGPGAYDDISPLQEDEDDLPPKKDSETGQTNPPKPTSAPVPTRSPALPPTSEVSPQQSNISPVVSAETTPLVVQSLPVIESPPVIESPPVTQSRSLIESHNVIESPPVIAQPAHENRPPVQSSPAHTTQEIDSVQISEVHGESAPVVDAIPLLDSRQVAYTPVGFVAELPSELTGQCHEDINPTPVELPGNDIMMDTGPPLIYANAFPLAPSELHSEAIPPSRMHRLGSTEQKTLSSGSPSLNNQQASSDPHRPPLRQNSMPQPAPAATQQNSARDPYQGQYRPWNPTINTVTEEAPRQAPVGENKRHSLAGPPPSNWRRPEIPAALSAPMVSPKQPVDDESTPPAPGYGLRQENTSSPPQPGNASGLTHVPSVLQPARGRPVLTKSRPQSKSPPSQGPPSHSTDTNQRYTAYKPTSWDLQRDIEETVEMLSKTGYGQAAADPGGPDRPAFPRTSTAPGDSMTGSYYAMRPQIPPSAPSAPSALQNVKSQPALSYHYNISEASTTRSPDFAAPLPPSSPDVPQPLNLTRKSPPPPDIQNRLPTVSSTLRPPAPPTEVYIVSRETTPVPSDHQMASVPAMSTPEIQATRVPDPVSPPQTPPLPSKHAATTPSEPSFPSFSARTYTWGKGQQAAEPGDLLGVTAQPLAKVHSGPVPGQISSPDTTNVYTLDNTPVMPAPQGPIRDVGTPLQHILPRESSMNQDHGQFSSAANKRQSLPPTTRPTPWQAQYFQSGAGESSNLQPGPNDGGYMNPQSTTRQAPNHSGARDSSSQIPNQHGPPRPPKMPHTPESHSSNLRTPPPSLPPKAPTSGTPPVSKATPYVLPAGHHPLSSHPVDLSQIPPSVSPAPPKSNCQVPPAGASPPSSTSNNRYSMFISPDTDLSSQPPPTTNKRWSIVGSPPQITNLHTPPNTDDRVPPGLVPKRTASLRRTTPTPNRSSPAPPPSQPQKYTAFTPPTSPPSTNMNPPGAQAQAAPPPQPQQFIQPQRMFSPPPQQEPQKSSFFNIGKLFRSDSLRKGGGGSSSPGMKLQKNAKHAGGGGGGGQMQQGGRTLQMTAQVPHHQQPVQHLHQNSQPSLYQPGNYPPFPSQGFNGGGNSGGPFFGSGGGGFSGGGGRPFSMVMAPSGTGVGTVIRPPGQMPRNSRDGAGWGYQYR from the exons ATGTCTGCGCTTCCCGAGAATTGGGAGTGGGATTACGATGGAGAGAGTCAAAGATGGTTCTACCGCTACAAACCCACGGGGATTACCCAGTTTCATTTCCCCCAGCCTGGCGACGAGTTTCCCCAAAGCATAGACGATAGCGCCCCCATCGACCTGGAGCCCGAGGAAAGACTTGTGAGCCAGTTACAAGTCAAAAGGAGGAGTACCGTCGGCGAGAGGACCTCTACTGCGAAAGCAAAAAGCACCCTGGCAAAGGCTACGAttgccgaggacgaagatGGATCCAGCGCTCCTTGGTTCCAGCCTGATATCTTCATGTACATGGGACCGGGAGCTTACGATGACATAAGTCCACTgcaggaagatgaggatgatctACCGCCAAAGAAAGACTCTGAAACTGGCCAGACAAATCCTCCAAAGCCGACTTCAGCGCCAGTTCCAACTCGGTCGCCAGCTCTGCCACCGACCTCAGAGGTATCACCGCAGCAATCGAATATATCACCGGTTGTAAGCGCCGAAACTACTCCACTCGTTGTCCAAAGCCTCCCTGTCATCGAAAGCCCACCTGTTATCGAGAGCCCGCCTGTAACTCAGAGTCGGTCTTTGATCGAAAGTCACAATGTAATTGAGAGCCCGCCAGTCATAGCCCAACCTGCGCATGAAAATCGACCTCCTGTTCAAAGCTCACCTGCTCATACAACCCAAGAGATCGACAGTGTGCAAATTTCGGAAGTCCATGGAGAAAGTGCCCCTGTAGTTGACGCGATCCCGTTACTCGACAGTCGCCAGGTTGCATACACACCGGTTGGGTTCGTGGCTGAGCTTCCCAGCGAATTGACTGGGCAATGTCACGAGGATATAAACCCCACGCCGGTCGAATTGCCAGGCAACGACATCATGATGGATACTGGCCCGCCACTGATTTATGCCAACGCCTTTCCTCTGGCCCCTTCAGAGTTGCATTCGGAAGCGATACCCCCAAGTCGAATGCATCGATTGGGTAGCACAGAGCAAAAAACACTGTCGTCCGGATCTCCGAgcctcaacaaccagcaAGCATCTTCAGatcctcaccggcctcctctccgccagaACTCGATGCCTCAGCCGGCTCCGGCCGCTACACAGCAGAATTCAGCAAGAGATCCGTATCAGGGACAATACCGGCCGTGGAATccaaccatcaacaccgtTACCGAGGAAGCTCCCAGACAGGCTCCGGTCGGAGAAAATAAGAGACACTCGCTCGCAGGACCACCGCCATCCAATTGGAGACGGCCAGAGATTCCCGCCGCCTTGTCAGCGCCAATGGTTTCACCGAAGCAGCCAGTGGATGACGAAAGCACACCACCCGCCCCTGGATATGGATTGAGGCAAGAGAAtacttcctcgcctccacaACCGGGCAACGCTTCAGGGCTCACTCATGTTCCGTCGGTTCTTCAGCCTGCCCGAGGACGCCCTGTGCTCACGAAATCCCGCCCCCAAAGCAAGAGTCCGCCGAGTCAAGGCCCACCGAGCCACAGCACAGACACCAATCAGAGGTACACGGCCTACAAACCTACCTCGTGGGATTTGCAGCGAGACATTGAGGAAACCGTTGAGATGTTGTCTAAAACAGGCTACGGCCAAGCAGCTGCCGATCCGGGAGGTCCAGATCGGCCTGCGTTTCCGAGAACAAGCACTGCCCCAGGCGACTCCATGACCGGCTCATACTACGCTATGCGCCCGCAGATCCCTCCGTCAGCTCCTAGCGCGCCAAGCGCCCTGCAGAATGTTAAGTCCCAACCAGCTTTGTCTTATCATTACAACATCAGCGAGGCAAGTACGACGAGATCTCCGGATTTTGCtgctcccctcccgccctcAAGTCCCGATGTCCCGCAGCCCTTGAATCTCACCCGtaaatctcctcctcctcctgataTCCAGAACCGTTTGCCAACCGTATCATCTACTCTTAGgcccccagcaccacctaCCGAAGTTTACATAGTGTCCCGGGAGACCACACCAGTGCCATCAGACCACCAGATGGCATCCGTCCCTGCAATGAGCACGCCAGAAATACAGGCAACTAGGGTCCCGGATCCTGTCAGTCCACCGCAAACGCCGCCTTTGCCGTCGAAGCATGCAGCAACTACTCCCTCCGAGCCATCGTTTCCCAGTTTTTCTGCTCGAACTTATACGTGGGGCAAAGGACAACAAGCAGCCGAACCTGGGGATTTACTCGGTGTCACGGCACAGCCCTTGGCGAAGGTTCACTCGGGTCCCGTACCTGGTCAGATCTCATCGCCGGACACAACGAACGTTTACACTCTTGACAACACGCCGGTAATGCCAGCGCCACAGGGTCCTATCAGGGATGTTGGCACACCTCTACAGCATATTCTTCCGCGCGAATCATCGATGAATCAGGACCATGGACAGTTTTCAAGTGCGGCCAACAAACGTCAATCTTTGCCCCCGACGACTAGGCCAACGCCGTGGCAGGCTCAATACTTTCAGTCTGGTGCTGGAGAAAGCTCGAATCTTCAACCTGGCCCTAACGATGGAGGGTATATGAATCCTcagtcaacaacaagacaagcACCTAATCACAGCGGTGCTCGAGATTCATCTTCCCAAATTCCGAATCAGCACGGTCCGCCTCGACCACCAAAGATGCCTCACACACCAGAATCACACAGCTCGAATCTTCGTacccctccgccatcttTACCGCCGAAAGCACCAACATCAGGGACGCCTCCCGTGTCTAAAGCGACTCCATATGTTCTCCCAGCTGGTCATCATCCGCTCAGCTCCCACCCAGTGGATCTTTCACAAATCCCGCCTTCAGTATCACCAGCGCCGCCAAAATCAAATTGCCAAGTTCCGCCAGCTGGTGCTTCCCCGCCCTCGTCGACAAGTAATAACCGATACAGCATGTTTATCAGCCCTGATACAGATCTTTCCTCTCAACCACCGCCTACTACAAACAAACGCTGGTCCATTGTCGGATCACCACCGCAAATCACAAACCTACACACACCCCCCAACACAGACGACCGTGTGCCCCCCGGCTTAGTACCCAAAAGAACAGCCTCTTTACGACGGAcaacaccaactccaaaccGGTCttccccagcaccaccaccatctcaaccGCAAAAATACACCGCATTCACCCCACCCACAtctcccccatcaacaaaCATGAACCCACCAGGAGCTCAAGCCCaggcagcaccaccgccccaaccacagcaaTTTATCCAACCGCAACGCATGttctcccccccaccgcAGCAAGAACCACAAAAGAGCTCTTTCTTCAACATTGGGAAACTTTTTAGGAGTGATAGTCTGCGCaaaggaggtggggggtcgAGCAGTCCGGGGATGAAACTACAAAAGAATGCAAAAcacgccg gtggtggtggtggtggtggccaaaTGCAGCAGGGTGGGCGAACACTGCAGATGACGGCGCAGGTGCCACACCATCAGCAACCGGTTCAGCACTTGCATCAGAATTCTCAGCCGTCGTTGTACCAGCCGGGGAATTATCCACCTTTTCCTTCGCAGGGTTTCAACGGGGGGGGTAATAGCGGGGGGCCGTTTtttggtagtggtggtggtgggtttaGCGGGGGTGGAGGCCGGCCGTTTAGTATGGTTATGGCGCCGAGTGGTACCGGTGTGGGAACAGTGATTAGGCCGCCGGGACAGATGCCGAGGAATAGTCGTGATGGTGCTGGATGGGGTTATCAGTATCGTtaa
- a CDS encoding hypothetical protein (COG:M; EggNog:ENOG503NUXS) — MRSSEEGMPELGSEGRPTLRVQMPSYSEMSSNSEKPKGTLDPDHLAPETAPLSPAESREVANRLNDDLELLRIERIVSHQQQNDARSRNRSHHERPDQVEDAFNSATPAPITARTPEKKSTWLTRLWVSLKRFPRVLRYVVYAIPAGILILIPVFLDLFAYDGNSEPVGGEGGVQLLWFGIWLEVVWLSLWAGRILTSIMPATVAFIADTVGSSNHKKWRDIGRQMEFPTALFVWMLAVLVSYKPILNHRVINDPDNDGSIPYVTWVDVLYKIIIALFVLATLNVAEKILIQWIAASFHLRTYSHRIRENQMQIDCLITLYSYAKTRLEEQDPVWDPNSDRNNSSGSRTPMKAIHSNARQAWNKVGNAASRMAGDFTGRKVAKNNHKRVVLELLRETASSYTLARVFYRTFVRPDHNTITVDDLLPAFPTPEEAELCFNVFDKDLNGDISMEELEMVCNEIHLEKKAIAASLKDLDSVIKKLDEVFMFLVAVIVIIVFISIISNSAAAALTSTGTVILGLSWLLQATAQEFLQSIIFVFVKHPFDVGDRVTIYGNTGSMMRGDDYYVIEISLLYTEFKKMEGHVVQAPNSLLNNLFILNQRRSQGLADPINLKLRFGTTEAQIEELKSRMLEFCLQNKRDYAPRIISEVQTIDEVASITMNIIFFHKSNYQNELLRLTRHNRFAVELMRQMHDMGLETPRLVAPGGGRDMPMYWASIPPPGYSQRDHGPDNTPGTTGEPVTAVPLPSPNAAARRRANSRAAVVEAGMDFQDVYHSRKRDNSVTRLASISQSPREDEEEENIGDGASRAGVSIDQHLEKVASRDSASTRRGKLWPMRSVSRAGSGQHHSRYQGSGGSGAPGAIV; from the exons ATGCGCTCCTCGGAGGAGGGCATGCCCGAGCTGGGCTCAGAGGGACGACCGACCCTTCGTGTTCAGATGCCGTCTTACTCAGAAATGAGCTCAAACAGTGAAAAGCCCAAGGGCACTCTTGATCCCGACCATTTGGCTCCCGAAACGGCACCCCTCAGCCCTGCCGAGTCTAGAGAAGTCGCCAACAGACTTAACGACGACCTCGAGCTTCTCCGTATCGAACGTATTGTctctcatcagcaacaaaacGACGCCCGTTCGAGAAACCGAAGTCACCATGAGCGTCCCGACCAGGTCGAAGATGCCTTCAACTCAGCCACGCCTgctcccatcaccgccaggACTCCGGAGAAAAAGTCGACCTGGCTTACACGACTTTGGGTTTCGTTGAAGAGATTCCCTCGCGTTCTTCGCTACGTTGTCTACGCCATCCCAGCCGGCATCCTCATTCTGATACCagtcttcttggacttgtttGCCTATGACGGCAATAGCGAAccagttggtggtgagggaggtgttcAGCTGCTCTGGTTTGGAATCTGGCTTGAGGTGGTCTGGTTATCGCTATGGGCTGGTCGCATTCTCACCTCCATCATGCCTGCCACCGTTGCCTTCATTGCAGATACCGTCGGATCAAGCAACCACAAGAAGTGGCGGGATATCGGACGCCAAATGGAGTTTCCGACTGCCCTTTTCGTTTGGATGCTGGCCGTCTTGGTGTCATACAAGCCTATATTGAATCACCGAGTCATTAATGATCCCGACAATGACGGCAGCATACCTTATGTCACCTGGGTCGATGTTCTTTACAAGATCATCATAGCCTTGTTTGTGCTGGCAACGCTCAATGTGGCCGAGAAGATTCTGATTCAGTGGATCGCAGCTTCGTTCCACCTGCGTACCTACTCGCACCGCATTCGGGAAAACCAAATGCAAATCGACTGCCTTATCACTCTTTACTCGTACGCCAAAACCCGGCTGGAAGAACAAGACCCGGTCTGGGATCCCAACAGTGACAGGAACAACTCTTCTGGGAGCCGAACACCGATGAAGGCCATCCATTCCAATGCCCGTCAGGCTTGGAACAAGGTGGGCAACGCCGCCAGTCGCATGGCTGGTGACTTTACCGGGCGAAAGGTTGCCAAGAACAATCACAAGAGAGTTGTGTTGGAGCTGCTCCGAGAGACAGCATCGAGTTACACACTTGCCCGCGTCTTTTACCGTACTTTTGTTCGTCCGGACCACAACACTATCACGGTAGATGATCTCCTGCCAGCATTCCCAACTCCTGAGGAGGCTGAGTTATGCTTCAACGTCTTTGACAAAGATCTCAATGGTGACATTTCgatggaggagcttgagatGGTTTGCAACGAGATCCacctggagaagaaggcgattGCCGCCTCTTTGAAGGATCTGGACTCtgtcatcaagaagctggacgAAGTGTTCATGTTTCTTGTTGCAGTTATTGTCATCATTGTGTTTATCAGCATCATCTCTAACTCGGCCGCTGCAGCGCTCACCTCGACGGGTACGGTTATACTGGGTTTGTCGTGGCTTCTTCAGGCCACCGCTCAGGAATTTCTTCAG tccatcatcttcgtcttTGTCAAACACCCCTTCGACGTCGGTGACCGCGTCACCATCTACGGCAACACCGGCTCCATGATGCGAGGTGATGACTACTACGTCATCGAGATCTCCCTTCTCTACACCGAGTTCAAGAAAATGGAAGGTCATGTCGTGCAGGCGCCCAACTCgctgctcaacaacctcttcatcctcaaccaGCGCCGCAGTCAAGGTCTCGCCGACCCGATCAATCTCAAGCTCCGCTTCGGCACGACAGAAGCCCAAATCGAGGAGCTCAAGTCCAGAATGCTGGAATTTTGCCTCCAGAACAAGCGTGATTATGCCCCAAGGATTATCTCTGAAGTTCAGACCATTGACGAGGTTGCCTCGATCACCATGAACATCATCTTTTTCCATAAGAGCAACTATCAAAACGAGCTCCTCCGTCTCACACGCCACAACCGTTTTGCCGTCGAGCTCATGAGGCAGATGCACGATATGGGTCTGGAGACGCCTCGTCTTGTTGcgcctggtggtgggagggacaTGCCTATGTATTGGGCTTCGATCCCACCCCCTGGGTACTCCCAGCGGGATCATGGACCTGACAACACACCTGGAACTACTGGTGAACCCGTCACGGCCGTGCCTCTTCCCAGCCCGAACGCAgcagcaaggaggagggccaACAGCCGTGCCGCGGTTGTGGAGGCGGGGATGGATTTTCAGGATGTGTATCACAGCCGGAAGAGGGATAATTCCGTTACGAGGCTGGCGTCGATTAGTCAGTCGCcgagggaggatgaggaggaggagaatatTGGGGATGGGGCCTCTCGGGCGGGGGTGAGTATTGATCAGCATCTGGAGAAGGTTGCGAGTAGGGATAGTGCTTCGACTAGGAGAGGGAAGTTGTGGCCTATGAGGTCGGTAAGTAGGGCTGGGAGTGGGCAGCATCATTCTCGGTATCaggggagtggggggagtGGTGCACCGGGAGCGATTGTTTAA